One part of the Arabidopsis thaliana chromosome 1 sequence genome encodes these proteins:
- the VPS46.1 gene encoding vacuolar protein sorting 46.1 (vacuolar protein sorting 46.1 (VPS46.1); CONTAINS InterPro DOMAIN/s: Snf7 (InterPro:IPR005024); BEST Arabidopsis thaliana protein match is: SNF7 family protein (TAIR:AT1G73030.1); Has 1319 Blast hits to 1319 proteins in 225 species: Archae - 2; Bacteria - 0; Metazoa - 503; Fungi - 283; Plants - 343; Viruses - 0; Other Eukaryotes - 188 (source: NCBI BLink).) produces MGNTDKLMNQIFELKFTSKSLQRQARKCEKEERSEKLKVKKAIEKGNMDGARIYAENAIRKRSEQMNYLRLSSRLDAVVARLDTQAKMATITKSMTNIVKSLESSLTTGNLQKMSETMDSFEKQFVNMEVQAEFMDNAMAGSTSLSTPEGEVNSLMQQVADDYGLEVSVGLPQPAGHAIPTKTEEKVEEDDLTRRLAELKARG; encoded by the exons ATGGGTAATACAGATAAGCTGATGAACCAGATCTTTGAATTGAAATTTACGTCAAAGTCTCTGCAGAGGCAAGCTAGGAAGTGCGAAAAAGAGGAGAGATCGGAGAAGCTCAAGGTAAAGAAAGCCATTGAGAAAGGTAACATGGATGGTGCTCGGATCTATGCCGAGAACGCCATTCGCAAACGCAGCGAGCAGATGAACTACCTTCGTCTCTCTTCTCGATTGGACGCTGTTGTTGCTCGACTCGATACCCAGGCTAAGATGGCTACCATCACCAAATCGATGACCAACATTGTCAAATCCCTCGAATCGTCTCTTACCACTG GCAACTTACAGAAGATGTCTGAGACGATGGATTCGTTTGAGAAACAGTTTGTGAACATGGAAGTCCAAGCTGAGTTCATGGATAATGCAATGGCTGGCTCTACTTCATTGTCGACTCCAGAAGGAGAAGTCAACAGCTTGATGCAGCAAGTAGCAGATGATTACGGTCTTGAAGTTTCTGTTGGACTACCTCAGCCTGCTGGTCATGCCATTCCTACCAAGACTGAAGAGAAAGTTGAGGAGGATGATTTAACCAGGAGACTTGCCGAGCTTAAAGCCAGAGGTTAA
- a CDS encoding uncharacterized protein (unknown protein; FUNCTIONS IN: molecular_function unknown; INVOLVED IN: biological_process unknown; LOCATED IN: cellular_component unknown; EXPRESSED IN: stem; Has 30201 Blast hits to 17322 proteins in 780 species: Archae - 12; Bacteria - 1396; Metazoa - 17338; Fungi - 3422; Plants - 5037; Viruses - 0; Other Eukaryotes - 2996 (source: NCBI BLink).) produces the protein MANRERTGFNRSVGLSNVTCHRSKQSNSMFGSSHRISRWSINHQTPVLRRRLQINIVNPNSGSSDHFQPPLRRLKHFPRHFSSASHDQSVTLRHFLLQIFRRKIVRAVNVAEFPEEIHAGFSQFLGDEDPRLWKSWIVFIRVRSDG, from the coding sequence atggctaaCCGGGAACGTACCGGCTTTAATAGAAGCGTCGGCCTGAGCAACGTTACGTGCCATAGAAGCAAGCAAAGCAATTCCATGTTCGGCAGCAGCCACCGTATTAGCCGTTGGAGCATTAACCACCAAACACCCGTGCTCCGTCGCCGCCTGCAGATCAACATTGTCAATCCCAACTCCGGCTCTTCCGACCACTTTCAACCTCCCCTTCGCCGCCTCAAACACTTCCCTCGTCACTTTAGTTCCGCTTCTCACGATCAGAGCGTCACTCTCCgccactttcttcttcagatctTCCGGCGAAAGATCGTAAGAGCAGTCAACGTCGCCGAATTCCCTGAGGAGATTCACGCCGGCTTCTCCCAGTTTCTCGGTGACGAGGATCCTCGGCTTTGGAAGAGTTGGATTGTATTCATCAGAGTCAGATCCGACGGTTGA